Sequence from the Meriones unguiculatus strain TT.TT164.6M chromosome 5, Bangor_MerUng_6.1, whole genome shotgun sequence genome:
AGAACAGTCTGCACTGCCCATGTTCACCTGTCTTGTCCACAGCGGTGTTCTGAAGAAAGAGGAGCTTGCTCTGCATTCAACACTGAACATTTTAAAGACTCAACCTGGTTTGGCTTTGTATAGCCAttgctgtcctaaaactcactatatagatcaaGCTGAGCTATATAgtagatccacctacctctgactCCCCTGAGAttaaggcatatgccaccatctAATTGGTTTTACTAGTTAtctttgaacaggtctttcaatAGAACTAATTTTtcctaattcattttttttttttttacacattaaaaaaaaaaaaaaagccaaatagcTTGGATGCTATTTGGAAAGATAATGCAGGAAGATCAAAGCCATcctggtcaatttagtgagactttgtctcaaaattaCCAAGGGCTACAATGTGGCTTAATGGCAAACTTCTGCCTGTGTGCAAGTCCTCACACATTAGTCTCTACCATCACAAGAGAGCTAACAACTCTCTAactagtgaaaaataaataaaaaaatcggacagaaattgtttctttttaattgagtACTTCATTCAGACATTCCTCATTGGCGTCTGCTCTGGAAGCAGCTAGGTCCCCACCTCAATATCAGATCTGAGTGAACATGGGCCCCAAACCAGGGCTTTCggaacaacaaaacaataacagcaaactcagcctctcctttctcttgGGAGAGACTGCGAGTCACAGGGTTCAACTTCTGGACGTGGACTGCAAACACAGACACTTGGCTGTCAGGAGCGAGGCAAGCAGCTGCATGCACTCCAGCTCCAGTACCTACCACCAGCCTCTTCCTGCAGGAATACACCCACTCTTGAAGGAGTTTTGGCATGTACTTACTTAATTTCCCAAAGAGGTATGAAGTCTACCAAAAGGGATACAATAGATCAGAATAAATCAGCTTTCTCACAATAAACTTTCCTGAGTAACAACTTTTGATTGCTGAGAAGTCTCAGCACATTATTTCAAAGTGGCAAAATCCAGGACAATCACAGAGTACATCCAGCAGTGGCCTAATGTTCAAGGACAGGTTTATGCAGGACACAGGTGCACACAGCCCCTTTTCTTCAGTGTATATGGCAAGTAGCCAGAAACCCTGATcattaaaataagttattttgtaCATTACAGTGCACAAAGGGAGAGAACTTTCACAAAGGTGACCAAAAGGCATTGTGCAGAAAGTCCCATGAAGTGGCAGCCAGGGCCCACTGGCCTTCAGGAACTTGACCCCTGCTCTTTGGCTGCAGAGGCCTTAGAGTCGGCTGTTTCCTCTTCCTGCTCCGTTGGctttgcctcctcttcctcttcatcttgTGGATAGAGGTCAGGGTATTTCTGCATGCACTCCTGCATGGCCCGGAACTGGTCTATACAGTCTGACCCCTTGATCTCCTCTGTGCTGTGGTGGAAGCAGGAAAAGGCAGATTTGAACTGCTCCCCACAGGGGCCACTGGCCATTCCCCCAAGACATGGGCAATTCCAGTTAATGTCTCCATTGGGCAGAATCAATCCTGGAACAGGAAGTAGACGAGGGAAAGATGAGAGGCATTCTATGCTCTCTATACATAAAGCCTGTTTGGTCCTTATTGTTGGAAGGCATCCCCCGTGACCTCTATGGGCGTTCTGGTCTACTTTCTAAGCTGCCTCCAAGAACTAGGATCAGAACTCTGAGGATTAAATACCAGGAATCTCCTGAACCAATGCCCTaatccctcccccacccctcaccaTACTTCTGCTAGCATAGCCTAGAGACTGGTGTAAACATATAGATGTGAAAAGATCCTAAAACCTGTTATACAAAGCAAAGCAAGTGTTGTTAGACTAGTGCAGCTGTGTTCTTCCTATAAAACTCAAACATTGGGGCTGGGTACAGTACAAAGGCAGAATAGAGACTGGTACTCACGAGACCCTGGATTCAGTCCCCAAAAGGGTTCAAGATGACAACTCTACTTTAAGCTTTGTGATAGAGACAGATGGCAGTTCTCTGGCTAATGAAGCAGAGAATGCTGATAGTTGAGCACATGCTACCAGTATTGAGGAGCCTTAGTACtactttaaaaaagaaggaaggaaggaaggaaggaaggaaggaaggaaggaaggaaggaaggaaggaaggaaggagtaagTCACTTTATGCAAAGCTACGTTGAAATGCCTCATGATCCTTTACTCCAGTGGAAGGTCAGGGAGTGGCTAGTGTCCAAAGTCCTAGGCTTAATCCCGCCTCTCAACTCTAGCTTCACTGATCAGCAAATCTGTCCTAACTGTACCTCATTTACAAAGGGGACAGCAGATAATGTAGCTGGTGGGGCTGAGCAGATGGCTCATCACCAACACCACAGCTGTAGAGTAAGTTCCCATATACAAAGCTGTGTGGCAACTGGAACAGTCCTTCTGACACTGTCTGTGGGTTTCTTGGCTTCAGAGGCCAAGTCAGGACAGTAGCAGGGCCCACTAGATCCCCAGAGCTGTGGCCTCTACCCGCTACTAACAGCCTCTCAGGGACTCTCAATGCTGAATCAAATGCTAGCACTGAGCTTCCAACACACTAACCCACAGAAGAGCTTTCAGcagaaataaaattaacattTCAAAACTATAGTCCAGGTGCTAgttatggtagcacacacctgtgaccacaGCCTGAgctattattttgagacaggatcctggCTGATTTggaacctgctttgtagaccagactggctggccttgaactcacaattgTTCccgcagaggacccaggttccaatTCTAGTACCcatatggcggctcacaaccacctgtaattccagtcccagaggatctaACACCCTTTGCGGTCCTTGGCGGGCACTTCAtgcacatgcaagcaaaacatccacacacacaaaataattaataattaaagaaaaaaaaaaaaagacacatcaGGTCTGCAGAAGTCCTTGTTTCATTTCTTCTCAGAGCCTGGCAGAAGACAGGGTAAATTTGGACATAATACACACATCCACAAGATGGCAGCTTTAGCAGTTATAGGACAGAAACAAACACAGCCTGTCTGCTCATACCTCCAAAGCTCTGTGACATATGTGCAGCTAAAGTGGACTCAAGGTAAACAAAGGACCAGAACTGACATGAGCTCATTCTTCTTAAGAAAGGCTGACTTGAGATCTGCTACAGCTGTCACTCTCAGAACACTAAAACTCTGTGACATGTGACTTCCATATTCCTAGCACGGTGCTAGGCACTCACTGTGCTTGGCACAAGGCTAACAGGTGAAGGGTCCCATGTAGGAATATGCATCTGCTTTAGATCAGGTCTGAAAAGTTCTAACCACAAGCCAGTCCTCCAGGGCTGCCTGCTCTATGTTCCTCATCAATCACCAGTTTTCAACCTGAAGCACTTGTTCCAGTGCTAAATTGAATCCTGTTGACACTACTTGGCCTGGGAATGCTGCATACACCTAGCCCACACAGACTGGAGTATGGGTGAGCCCAGCCCAAAACCTACAGAGTGACATTGTGTGTCCAAGGGGCTACCGTTACATTCAGAGACCCCAGAAACAGGTGACAGTTCTGAGTACCTCTGCTCCTGGGCGTGGGTAACTGTTAAGACCCCTCACCATACCATGTGCTCTGAAGAGCAGGACCAGCTGCCCGGCTGCTGCTCTCTTGCCTGCAAATTCAGCTGGTACACATAGCAGGGTTCACCCTAATAACCTGACAAGAGCAGAGATCCCTGTCAGACCTAACTTCAGGAATCCAGGCAGTCTCCCAGTCACTCCTAATCATGTCAGTACAAACACATGAAAAGACAATGTTTCAGTAAGAAGAAACTGTTGCCTGCTAGCTTGGCACAGTCACAACCCTTAGGAGGCAGACACAGTGACCACAGAGCTGGACAGCTGTCCATGACCAAGGGAGACAGACAAAGTGGGAAGCAGTGCTCAATACCAAGCCTCCCCTAGGGTGTGACTATGTGTCCCTCATCTCTCACCGTGCTCCTCATAGGGATCGTTGGGGTCATCAGCCACCAGCTCTGCACTGCTGGGAGTTTCATGGTCTTCTTTGGTCACAAATATGATCCGATCCTTCCCTAGGGTTTGGAGCAGAGGAAGACATTCACTGGAGGGAAGTGAAACACAAAGCAGCCCATCTGAAGATGGTTCCCTGTGTCTGTCCCCATCACTAATAGACAAACAGCCCAGCAGCCACTGATGAGAGCCAGCTGGAATGAGGACTCCACTCAGGTGGTAGGTGAGGAAGAAGGAATACCATCCAGCTCTTTAAACCTACAGGAGACAAAATCCACACCCTGCTGTCTAAGTTTGCTCCACCCCACATCTTGCTAACAACCCTTGAGTTTGACAAAGTACTTTCTCTTCCCACAAACAAAATATTGGTACTCCCCTCTCCTCCTGGTGCCCTTCCCAGGCTGAGAGTGAAGACACTTCTCTCAGCCTGGGAAGGGCACCATTCATCCTCCCTGCTTCTGCCCTCTCTTGCAAATTGAAGGAATGGTCAGAGGAAAAGCAcaaggtggggaggaagggagagggaagaaagagaagggagaggggaacagCGAGAGAAGAGatagacagaaacacagacaaagacagacCAACCTAGGTCTAGACCAACCTAGGGACCCCAGCTCACAGGTGACACAGCTCTAGTGCTTGCCTTTGGGAAAATGGCCCAGGCACCAGCCTCTCTGAAGCATGTCCAGGGCCAGACATAGTGAGAAGAAAGGAACTTGAACAGGGCAAATTTGGAGCATTCCTCAAAGTGAgatctccttccctcttctataACAGGCCCCCTGAGGGTTCAACCTTCTCAGGACCCTCCACCCTTAGTTAGGCCTGGCTAAGgtctaggaaaaaaaacacaaggagGCAGCTGTGTTTTACATTAGAATTTCTCCCAATGGTGTGAGGACAAGAATTATCTAGTCAACACAAATCCTTAGTGACCCTTTAAGGAATCTTGATGATCCCAGCTACTCAGAAAGCTGAAGCAGaacaatgagttcaagactagcctgggctacatagaaagaccctacttcaaaaagcaaaaacaagtcaatttttaagaaggaagaaaacaaagggcTAGAATGGTTCTCCTGGACACCCTGTGGCACATTCTCTGAAAAATTTTGGCTGTCAACTATCCCCTCCCCGTCACAGCAGCCACATGAAGTGATTTCCATAGTGCTGCAGAGAACCTTTTCTCAGCACCCATAATGCACAGGGAGTCACCTGTTTCATGGTGGTCAGTTGGGGAAGATTTGGGCTGCTTCAATTCTGGATCTGCCCACCACTCCTGAGAGGAACAAAAGCGCCCTCTGTGCGCAGTGCTGACTTCAATGGGCTGGAACCTCCAAAGCGCCTCACATCCAAACCTTTCCCGTACCCACAGGGTCCTCCCCAGCACAGAAAATTACTGACATCTGACCTGAGCACTGAGCATAACAATAAGGGAAACAGAGACCCACCAATCCCAGCCCcaagctgaggaggaggagggaaaggtcAATGTCTTTCTAAACCTCCCAGGAAAACTGCAAGACAATCTGAGCTTTCTAACAGCTAACCCTGACACCAGGGGACCTGTAATCATTTGACCCTCATCCAGAGGGCACattggaagatttttttcaggTATGAGAAAACCTGTCCTGAGTGAGCTAGCTAATGTGAAAGCTGGGGACAGGCTGCAGACAGGTGGGTGGCTCTCTGAAAATTGCCAGTACTGTGTCCACTTCTCCCCCTACATTTTGGAAAGTTCAGGTACAGGTATGTGAAGAAAAAGTAAGGCAAAGGGTTGGGCCCATGCTTGGGCTAGAATACCCAAGAAAGAGGCCTGGGGAAGGCAAGTGTCAGAGAGGCTACCTCAGTGGCACTCACGCACTCATGCACTGGTGGGCAATAGCAATAGGTAGGTCTCAGCACACAGAGCTAGCTCCACTGCCCACCTGCTAGCTTTCTGCCCAGAGGTAGTTTTGGCCTCCGCACATAATAGTATGCCAGATTACTCCTCCTGTAGCTGAAGAAAGCATATGGACAAGGCCACTGGGCCACGCTAGAGTGCCTAGTAACCCTGGAGACTCTGGCCAGTTTCCAGAACTCCCAAAAGCAATTTGCATAACTGCTGAACTGAATGCTAAGCAAAAGCTGCTGACATAAAGCTCTCAGCTCAGCTCTGATTGTTGTGACCTGGGCTGAGCATAGGCCCAAAGGGAAGGGGGACAGACCTGGACAGTTCCTGAAACACCTGAGGCAGTATGTGATATACGCAGAGGCCAGACCTCACCCAGCAAAGCTCAAACTCTCTGGCACATGGGCATGGCTCCTACCTCCCAGATACAGACTCCCAGTCAGGTTAGAATGAAGCAGCTTGGGACTCCTTGAATCTGTGAGTTGTTAGCCCTCACATCAATgcggagggaggaggaggcagggctcCTCTAATCTCCTTTCTTAAAAGTGAAGCAGAAGCCTACAGGTGCTAAGAAACAAACCTAAGCAAACAGTAGGCCAGAAATGGGTAAGACATGTGCTTTGAAGGACCCTACGTGTTTCCctttaaaaataactaatactAGCCTGATCCCACTAGGCCTGTGCTTGCTGGAATGTTTAAAAGCAGACACCAGAGGGGTGGAGTGTAATTCTGGGCTAGAACATCTATCTAGTGCATGCCCTAGGTTCATCTCCAGCAcggtaaaatgaaaaataagagtAGATGCAAgaacaaatataaaaatcaaCGATGATTTACTTGGTTtattctttgaaacagggtttcctatgtaataacccaggctggcctaaaactcatcaTCATGGCTTGGCCTCTTGATAGGAttataggctttttgtttttaaggattttgatttatgtgtttatgtgtatgctgTATGTGAGGGTGCCCCCAAAGCCAGAAAAGGGtgctggatccctggagctgtgGGTACAGTTGCCTGACGTGGGTGCTAGGAcccaaattcaggtcttctgaaagaactgCAAGGTAAAAGTTAAAAAGTTTGATATCTGAGCCaagtacacacctataatcccagcactcagggaggcagaggcaggaggatctccgtaatttcaagaccagcctgacccttagggggggaacagccttaccaggccacagaggaagacaatgcagccactcttgataagacctgataaaccaggatcagaaggaaggggaggagaacctcccctatcagtggactgggggaggggcatgggaggagaaaagggaggaagggtgggattgggaaggaatgaaggggagactacaactgggatacaaagtgaataaactaataataaataaattaaaaaaaaaaaaagaccagcctggtctacaaagtgagtccaggacagcca
This genomic interval carries:
- the Chchd4 gene encoding mitochondrial intermembrane space import and assembly protein 40 — its product is MSYCRQEGKDRIIFVTKEDHETPSSAELVADDPNDPYEEHGLILPNGDINWNCPCLGGMASGPCGEQFKSAFSCFHHSTEEIKGSDCIDQFRAMQECMQKYPDLYPQDEEEEEAKPTEQEEETADSKASAAKEQGSSS